A genomic segment from Candidatus Methylomirabilota bacterium encodes:
- a CDS encoding DMT family transporter yields the protein MRLLAAAAAAATGIQVGSAMVATRYVVDQTGPASLALLRYAIGFCCLLPPVLLSVPRTRFERRDLAAIALLGIIQFGLLIALLNYGLKFIPSARAALIFATFPLLTMVVAAALGHERLTPAKILGVLLTVVGVGLALGEKAVQRDGATGGWAGELAVFLAAASGAVCSVLYRPYLRKYPTLPVSAFAMLASVGFLALLAAGEGFYDALPCFTPGGWLAVAFIGVGSGVGYYLWLWALGHAPATEVTMFLALSPMTAAGLGAWLLGEAISALALLGLACVALGLWLAHRGAD from the coding sequence CACGCGCTACGTCGTGGATCAGACGGGCCCCGCCTCGCTCGCGCTCCTGCGCTACGCCATCGGGTTCTGCTGCCTGCTGCCGCCCGTGCTTCTCTCGGTGCCGCGCACGCGGTTCGAGCGGCGCGACCTCGCGGCCATCGCGCTCCTCGGCATCATCCAGTTCGGCCTCCTGATCGCCCTCCTGAACTACGGCCTCAAGTTCATTCCGTCCGCGCGCGCCGCGCTGATCTTCGCGACGTTCCCGCTGCTCACGATGGTCGTCGCCGCGGCGCTCGGTCACGAGCGGCTGACGCCGGCGAAGATCCTCGGGGTCCTGCTGACGGTCGTGGGCGTCGGGCTGGCGCTCGGGGAGAAGGCGGTGCAGCGTGACGGCGCGACGGGCGGGTGGGCGGGCGAGCTCGCTGTCTTCCTCGCGGCGGCGAGCGGCGCAGTCTGCAGCGTCCTCTACCGGCCCTATCTGCGGAAATATCCGACGCTACCCGTGAGCGCGTTCGCGATGCTCGCCTCGGTCGGGTTCTTAGCACTCCTCGCCGCGGGCGAGGGCTTCTACGACGCGCTGCCGTGCTTCACTCCGGGCGGCTGGCTCGCCGTCGCCTTCATCGGCGTCGGGAGCGGCGTCGGCTACTACCTCTGGCTCTGGGCGCTCGGCCACGCGCCCGCGACCGAGGTCACGATGTTCCTCGCGCTGAGCCCGATGACGGCGGCGGGCCTGGGCGCGTGGCTGCTCGGGGAGGCGATCTCCGCGCTCGCGCTGCTCGGGCTCGCCTGCGTCGCGCTCGGCCTCTGGCTCGCCCACCGAGGCGCCGACG